Proteins encoded in a region of the Vicia villosa cultivar HV-30 ecotype Madison, WI linkage group LG5, Vvil1.0, whole genome shotgun sequence genome:
- the LOC131606928 gene encoding uncharacterized protein LOC131606928: MCSLFMMKQTLSVSHALHTSKLSLRRFSSPLITFVCKLDAFFQICELKVKRLCWERRSVRATKTQIHPLNFSKTTKTSYRDLHILVSSNRSHSFHFKLITSGLINRKYLGMSYVLVNFEETLIYV, from the exons atGTGTTCTCTCTTTATGATGAAACAAACTCTATCCGTCTCTCATGCTCTCCACACCTCCAAACTTTCCCTTCGCCGTTTCTCTTCTCCTCTTATCACTTTCGTTTGCAAG TTGGATGCATTTTTTCAGATCTGTGAGCTGAAGGTGAAAAG ACTATGTTGGGAGCGTAGATCAGTTAGAGCTACTAAGACTCAAATCCATCCTTTAAATTTCTCAAAAACAACCAAAACAAGCTATAGAGACTTACATATCCTTGTTAGCAGTAACAGAAGCCACAGCTTTCACTTCAAGCTAATAACTTCTGGTTTGATCAACCGAAAATATTTAGGGATGAGTTATGTGTTGGTTAATTTTGAGGAAACATTAATTTATGTTTAA